The following proteins are encoded in a genomic region of Fibrobacter sp. UWH6:
- a CDS encoding circularly permuted type 2 ATP-grasp protein produces MHNVLDENDLSSSSSGSHKGTDPIPLVISSEEWSILEAGVAQRARLFNALAHDIYGDQTLWKKGKLPAALLFANPDFMQVAWKVKPAGGIFVNLSSTDVARLEDGSFVAIADHLQVPEGLGRALENRIGVSRAFPELFRSMRTERLAGFFKKLLDGLDAMHEDINAQDPRGDSGKVVLLASGPDNPRRAEDAMLARYLGIPLVENDDLAVRNLQVYMKTLMGLKKIGTIFRRVEDGMCDPLELRIDSGEGAVGLISTVRAGNVAIGNFLGTGVLETPMFKPFLPEICKELLGEELLLKDVETVWLGNANDIDRVLAEPEKWIFKKAFRDAGNFKEPEPKAYASMTTTAQLALLQAIENSPEQWVAEKSVDLATVLAHRPGDVSSSASIEPAVSLMRFFAVNTAKETSVMPGGLGIFQFIDKNLANSAAASISKAHILERDVGEKDIWVLSERPVAHFSLLAPADQAITPSRAGGDLPSRAAENLYRLGRDLSASNMMARIARGIAVRLSDESWTEMPELPWILKAGLSDESLARMAQDPENALRYFILRKDNRNGMQCVLTEIRDLAVQLRDRISEDLWLYLNGFGVAEMPAGAGAASLLPYLKAVLSDSAAVAGLAADSMTRGHEWRFLEIGRQIECAIRTLQLIKSLLSTAPAEEIANLRLLQAVLEIGDGLMTYHRRYGGRLQVVPVLDLLLSDESNPRSVAYQIARLREETEHLPGNLQGEAAFSPLDLELMRVLTDLRLANIESLAGTIGYQRENLTRLVDEQIKNVEHIAEIISRLYLNHAPRAGVIHATTTEVSEV; encoded by the coding sequence TTGCATAACGTTCTGGACGAGAACGATCTTTCGTCCAGTTCCAGCGGCAGCCACAAGGGTACCGACCCCATCCCCTTGGTGATTTCGTCTGAGGAATGGAGCATCCTGGAAGCAGGCGTTGCTCAGAGAGCCAGGCTTTTTAACGCCTTGGCCCATGACATTTACGGCGATCAGACTTTGTGGAAAAAGGGCAAGTTGCCAGCCGCATTGTTGTTCGCCAATCCGGACTTTATGCAAGTGGCCTGGAAGGTAAAACCCGCCGGCGGCATCTTCGTGAATCTATCCTCAACAGATGTGGCCCGCCTCGAAGACGGCTCCTTCGTCGCCATCGCAGACCATTTGCAAGTGCCCGAAGGTTTAGGCCGCGCCCTGGAAAACCGCATTGGCGTCAGCCGCGCATTCCCGGAATTATTCCGCAGCATGCGTACGGAACGTCTGGCAGGTTTCTTCAAGAAGTTGCTGGATGGTTTAGACGCCATGCACGAGGATATTAACGCCCAAGATCCTCGAGGCGACAGCGGAAAGGTTGTGCTTCTGGCCTCGGGGCCGGACAATCCCCGTCGTGCCGAAGATGCCATGCTGGCCCGCTACTTGGGAATCCCCCTGGTCGAAAACGACGACTTGGCCGTACGAAATTTGCAAGTCTACATGAAGACCTTGATGGGGCTGAAAAAAATCGGTACCATTTTCCGTCGTGTCGAAGATGGCATGTGCGATCCGCTGGAACTTCGCATTGATAGTGGCGAAGGGGCAGTGGGCCTGATCAGCACCGTACGCGCAGGGAACGTGGCCATCGGAAACTTCCTTGGAACAGGTGTTTTAGAAACGCCTATGTTCAAGCCCTTCCTCCCGGAGATTTGCAAGGAACTTCTCGGAGAAGAATTGCTCCTGAAGGATGTGGAAACCGTCTGGCTTGGAAACGCTAACGATATAGATCGTGTTCTTGCAGAACCCGAAAAGTGGATTTTCAAGAAAGCCTTTAGGGACGCTGGAAATTTCAAGGAGCCGGAGCCCAAGGCATACGCTTCCATGACCACAACGGCGCAGCTTGCGCTGTTGCAGGCTATCGAAAATTCGCCGGAACAATGGGTCGCCGAAAAGTCCGTAGACTTGGCAACAGTTCTAGCACACCGTCCAGGCGATGTCAGCAGTTCCGCAAGCATTGAACCGGCCGTTTCGCTGATGAGGTTCTTTGCCGTAAACACAGCAAAGGAAACTTCCGTAATGCCCGGCGGACTGGGGATCTTCCAGTTCATCGACAAGAACTTGGCAAACAGCGCCGCAGCAAGCATTTCAAAGGCCCACATCCTTGAACGCGATGTTGGAGAAAAGGACATCTGGGTGCTTTCCGAAAGACCTGTTGCCCACTTCTCTCTCCTGGCCCCGGCCGACCAGGCCATTACACCTTCTCGAGCAGGCGGTGATTTGCCCAGCCGCGCTGCTGAGAATTTGTATCGCCTCGGCCGGGACCTGTCCGCTTCCAACATGATGGCTCGTATTGCAAGAGGAATTGCAGTGCGACTGTCTGATGAATCCTGGACAGAAATGCCGGAACTTCCCTGGATCCTGAAAGCAGGCCTTTCCGATGAATCCCTGGCGAGAATGGCGCAGGATCCGGAAAACGCATTGCGCTACTTCATCCTGAGAAAGGATAACCGTAACGGGATGCAATGTGTACTGACAGAAATTCGCGATCTGGCTGTTCAGTTGCGAGACAGAATTTCTGAAGATCTATGGCTTTACCTGAACGGATTCGGTGTTGCAGAAATGCCGGCGGGGGCAGGTGCAGCATCACTGTTGCCTTACCTAAAGGCAGTCTTATCAGACAGTGCTGCCGTGGCCGGGCTCGCAGCGGACTCCATGACGCGCGGCCACGAATGGCGATTCCTAGAAATCGGTCGACAGATAGAATGCGCCATTCGCACCTTACAGCTGATTAAAAGTCTGCTGTCTACGGCCCCCGCCGAAGAAATTGCAAACCTGCGTCTGTTGCAGGCCGTACTTGAAATTGGTGACGGTCTCATGACTTACCACCGTCGCTACGGCGGCCGTTTGCAAGTGGTGCCGGTATTGGACTTGCTGTTGTCTGACGAATCAAATCCGCGAAGCGTCGCCTATCAGATTGCACGCCTGCGTGAAGAAACGGAACACCTGCCAGGAAACCTCCAGGGAGAAGCCGCCTTCTCGCCTCTGGATCTTGAATTGATGCGAGTCCTTACGGATCTTCGTCTGGCGAACATCGAATCGTTAGCAGGAACTATCGGATATCAAAGGGAGAACTTAACAAGACTAGTTGACGAACAAATAAAGAATGTAGAACATATCGCAGAAATCATAAGCAGGCTCTACTTGAACCACGCTCCTCGCGCAGGAGTTATTCACGCCACAACCACAGAAGTGTCGGAGGTTTAA
- a CDS encoding urease accessory protein UreF, with the protein MLATLRMIQVCDSLFPIGAFTLSNGLETLIANKTITNGETLQEYVSSFLNVLPYNDLGVMILSFDHADDISFIKNLDSLSMALKAPEEVRTGSKKLCSRFLKIYGEFEGAKNNCFPSLDFYRDEVLKNGSCIGNHAIAIGLFANDIGLNKEEAASIYTYSLLNAIVTNGVKMIPLSQMVGQRILSNSQKKIIQAVQRACTLDMDDLGVGGTGMDIAGMKHEELYSRLYMS; encoded by the coding sequence ATGCTAGCCACTCTCCGGATGATTCAAGTTTGCGATAGCCTCTTTCCCATTGGAGCGTTCACACTCTCCAATGGTCTTGAAACTTTGATTGCTAACAAGACCATCACAAACGGAGAAACCCTTCAAGAATACGTTTCTAGCTTTTTGAATGTACTCCCCTACAATGATTTAGGGGTCATGATTCTCAGCTTCGACCACGCCGATGACATAAGTTTCATTAAAAATCTAGACAGCCTTTCCATGGCCCTAAAGGCTCCAGAAGAAGTTCGCACAGGTTCCAAAAAACTCTGCAGCAGATTTTTAAAAATCTATGGCGAATTTGAAGGTGCAAAAAACAACTGCTTTCCATCTCTGGACTTTTATCGAGATGAAGTTTTAAAAAATGGCTCTTGCATCGGAAACCACGCCATTGCAATCGGTCTCTTCGCAAACGACATCGGTTTAAACAAGGAAGAAGCCGCAAGCATTTACACCTACAGCTTGCTAAACGCCATTGTCACAAACGGCGTCAAGATGATCCCTCTAAGTCAGATGGTCGGCCAAAGGATTTTAAGCAATTCCCAAAAGAAAATCATCCAAGCCGTTCAGCGAGCCTGCACGCTGGACATGGATGACTTGGGCGTAGGCGGAACTGGCATGGATATTGCAGGAATGAAACACGAAGAACTTTATTCCCGACTTTATATGAGTTAA
- the ureG gene encoding urease accessory protein UreG: protein MSYVKIGVGGPVGSGKTALIERLTRKMSKEYSICVVTNDIYTKEDAEFLIKNSALPPERIVGVETGGCPHTAIREDCSMNLEAVDEMVRKFPDVQIIFIESGGDNLSATFSPDLADASIYVIDVAQGEKIPRKGGPGVMRSDLLVINKTDLAPLVGASLEVMARDSERMREGRKYLFTNLMSMDGVDDVIAWIKKAVLFEGI from the coding sequence ATGAGTTATGTAAAAATTGGCGTAGGCGGTCCCGTTGGATCCGGAAAAACCGCATTGATTGAAAGACTTACCCGCAAGATGAGTAAGGAATACAGCATCTGCGTAGTAACCAACGATATTTACACCAAGGAAGATGCCGAATTTTTGATCAAGAATTCAGCCCTGCCTCCCGAAAGAATTGTCGGCGTAGAAACTGGAGGATGCCCCCATACCGCCATTCGTGAAGACTGTTCCATGAACCTGGAAGCCGTAGACGAAATGGTCCGCAAGTTTCCAGACGTCCAGATTATTTTTATTGAAAGTGGCGGAGACAACCTGTCGGCCACCTTCAGCCCCGACCTGGCCGACGCAAGCATTTATGTTATCGACGTCGCCCAAGGCGAAAAGATTCCCCGTAAGGGTGGCCCCGGCGTTATGCGTTCCGACCTGCTGGTCATCAATAAGACCGACTTGGCACCTCTCGTAGGCGCAAGCCTGGAAGTCATGGCCCGAGATTCCGAACGGATGCGAGAAGGTCGCAAGTACTTATTCACAAATCTCATGAGCATGGATGGTGTAGATGACGTCATCGCATGGATCAAGAAAGCCGTACTTTTTGAAGGTATTTAG
- a CDS encoding urease accessory protein UreE, producing the protein MIADKILGNIHHGNEVPSKTVVFVPFEWFELDKHRIFKVADDGTELGIQIEESLSDGDVLAVSPDKIYAVKINKTKLVRIPVKTMEEMGRLGFELGNRHLSLQITEKDVTIPYDEPTFEYLVRLGFLPQIVEDVFSDYIVCKAHGASNGHSHSHDHDHHEHGHHHEHHH; encoded by the coding sequence ATGATTGCCGATAAAATTCTCGGAAACATCCATCACGGAAACGAAGTTCCTTCAAAAACAGTTGTGTTCGTTCCATTCGAATGGTTTGAACTGGACAAGCATCGTATTTTTAAAGTTGCCGATGACGGAACCGAATTGGGAATTCAGATTGAGGAATCCCTTTCTGATGGCGATGTTCTCGCCGTCAGTCCCGATAAAATTTACGCTGTAAAGATCAACAAGACAAAACTGGTTCGCATTCCCGTCAAGACTATGGAAGAAATGGGACGCCTTGGATTTGAATTGGGTAACAGGCATCTTTCCCTGCAAATTACAGAAAAGGATGTCACCATTCCTTATGACGAGCCCACCTTCGAATACCTAGTCCGTTTGGGATTTCTCCCTCAGATTGTAGAAGATGTTTTTTCTGACTACATCGTCTGCAAGGCACACGGTGCAAGTAACGGTCACTCCCATAGCCACGACCATGACCATCATGAGCATGGCCATCATCACGAGCACCATCATTAG
- the ureC gene encoding urease subunit alpha, which translates to MYKISRKDYAQMYGPTVGDRIRLADTSLIVEVEKDYCVYGDEAKFGGGKSLRDGMGQAVPFKDDECLDTVITSALVIDATGIFKADIGIKDGKIAGIGKAGNPHMMDGVTPGMIIGSSTEAIAGEGLILTAGGIDTHIHFISPTQVRTALYSGVTTMIGGGTGPADGTNATTCTPGAFNIHKMLEAAEDLPVNLAFLGKGNGSCAETLREQVRAGAAGLKLHEDWGSTPKAIDTCLGVADEFDVQVSIHTDTLNEGGFVEDTISAFKGRTIHTYHTEGAGGGHAPDIIRAAAFENVLPSSTNPTMPFTRNTIDEHLDMLMVCHHLDKNNKEDVAFADSRIRPETIAAEDILHDMGIFSMMSSDSQAMGRVGEVITRTWQTADKMKKQRGTLDTDCERNDNNRIKRYIAKYTINPAITHGISKYVGSVEVGKIADLVLWRPDMFGAKPEMILKNGFICASKMGDANASIPTPEPVVYTDMFGAHGKALAKTCITFVSEYAFANGIKEELGLERMVLPVSNCRNIGKKDMVHNDRIAKLEVDPETYTVKVDGERITCEAATELSLARRYFLF; encoded by the coding sequence ATGTACAAGATTTCCAGAAAAGATTACGCTCAAATGTACGGTCCCACCGTAGGCGACCGCATCCGTCTTGCAGATACCTCCCTTATTGTAGAAGTAGAAAAGGATTATTGCGTTTACGGTGACGAAGCCAAATTCGGTGGCGGAAAATCATTGCGAGATGGCATGGGCCAGGCAGTTCCCTTTAAGGATGACGAATGCCTAGACACTGTCATTACAAGCGCGCTTGTCATTGACGCCACTGGTATTTTCAAGGCCGACATAGGCATTAAGGACGGAAAAATTGCTGGCATCGGAAAAGCCGGCAACCCCCACATGATGGATGGCGTTACCCCAGGCATGATCATCGGCAGTTCCACCGAAGCCATTGCTGGCGAAGGCCTGATCTTGACTGCCGGCGGTATCGACACCCACATTCACTTTATCTCTCCCACACAAGTTCGTACAGCTCTTTATAGCGGCGTCACCACCATGATTGGTGGCGGCACAGGCCCTGCTGACGGAACCAACGCTACCACTTGTACGCCCGGCGCATTCAACATTCACAAGATGCTGGAAGCAGCAGAAGATTTACCCGTCAACTTAGCCTTCCTCGGCAAGGGAAATGGATCCTGTGCAGAAACCTTGAGAGAACAGGTGCGTGCAGGAGCTGCAGGCCTGAAGCTTCACGAAGACTGGGGTTCCACTCCCAAGGCTATTGACACTTGCCTAGGCGTCGCGGATGAATTCGACGTCCAGGTTTCCATCCACACGGATACATTAAACGAAGGCGGCTTCGTAGAAGATACCATCTCAGCCTTTAAGGGACGCACCATCCACACCTACCATACGGAAGGTGCTGGCGGTGGACACGCTCCCGACATCATTCGCGCAGCCGCCTTCGAAAACGTCTTGCCATCTTCAACAAATCCGACAATGCCCTTCACGAGAAATACCATTGACGAGCATCTGGACATGTTGATGGTTTGCCACCATCTGGACAAGAACAATAAAGAAGATGTGGCTTTTGCGGATTCAAGAATTCGTCCGGAAACCATCGCCGCCGAAGACATTCTTCACGACATGGGAATTTTCTCCATGATGAGTTCTGATTCTCAGGCCATGGGCCGCGTAGGTGAAGTGATCACCCGTACTTGGCAAACCGCAGACAAAATGAAAAAACAACGCGGTACTCTCGACACCGACTGCGAACGCAACGACAACAATCGCATCAAGCGTTACATTGCCAAGTATACCATCAACCCGGCCATTACCCACGGCATTTCAAAGTACGTTGGTTCCGTAGAGGTTGGCAAAATCGCAGACCTTGTCCTTTGGCGCCCCGACATGTTCGGAGCCAAGCCCGAAATGATCCTGAAGAATGGTTTTATTTGCGCATCCAAAATGGGCGATGCCAATGCCAGCATTCCCACCCCAGAGCCAGTTGTGTATACCGATATGTTCGGTGCCCACGGCAAGGCTTTAGCAAAAACCTGCATCACCTTCGTTTCGGAATACGCTTTTGCAAATGGCATCAAGGAAGAACTGGGCCTCGAAAGAATGGTCCTCCCCGTAAGCAACTGTCGAAACATCGGCAAGAAGGACATGGTTCACAACGACCGCATCGCAAAGCTGGAAGTAGATCCTGAAACCTACACTGTAAAGGTGGATGGCGAAAGAATCACCTGCGAAGCCGCCACAGAGCTTTCTCTTGCAAGAAGGTACTTCCTTTTCTAA
- a CDS encoding urease accessory protein UreD: MMMAASAGLLGGDHFSLQLDFKEGCDVTFLSQSYEKVFNTDGKIASKDIDINVGADARVSYMPYPAIPFAGSNYQSNARVQIHPSATFYYTDIFTCGRTGMGEFFAMEKFQSKSRFYVGEHLAFADHTLIDPKKFDYTKIGFWGNYTHNGMFFAYSPEKEMLIQLKEKVREMGKSFDGVIGTSFAEKGLIIRALAMRGETIWDFFQNIQG, from the coding sequence ATGATGATGGCGGCCTCTGCCGGACTTCTCGGCGGAGACCATTTTTCGTTGCAGCTAGATTTCAAAGAAGGTTGCGACGTCACTTTCCTTTCTCAAAGCTACGAGAAGGTTTTCAATACCGATGGAAAAATTGCATCCAAGGATATCGACATCAACGTCGGGGCCGACGCCCGCGTCAGTTACATGCCCTATCCGGCAATCCCTTTTGCCGGCAGCAATTATCAAAGTAACGCCAGAGTCCAGATTCATCCTTCCGCAACATTTTATTACACCGACATTTTCACTTGTGGCCGTACAGGCATGGGCGAATTTTTCGCCATGGAAAAATTCCAGAGCAAGAGCCGCTTTTATGTAGGCGAACACTTAGCCTTTGCCGACCACACCCTAATTGATCCTAAAAAATTCGATTACACGAAAATCGGCTTTTGGGGCAATTACACCCATAACGGAATGTTTTTTGCGTACAGTCCCGAAAAAGAAATGCTTATCCAACTCAAAGAAAAAGTTCGAGAAATGGGCAAAAGCTTTGACGGCGTCATTGGAACATCTTTTGCGGAAAAAGGGTTAATCATCCGCGCGTTAGCCATGCGTGGCGAAACTATCTGGGATTTTTTCCAAAACATACAAGGTTAA
- a CDS encoding transglutaminase family protein, translating to MPVYQIDHETVYDYHLPVLYSNHLAHMLPRMVSRQNWISHNIEVEPNPTARQERLDIFGNRVLAFSVEEEHTHFRFNTTGVVEVREEEPPKAGETMPWEEVAKILERPNNDEILDAAMYAYTSPFANFDESVKNYALESFEPGRPIFDAAKELMTRIYTDCKYTPGATRIGAQPQEILRGRKGVCQDFAHLMIGCLRSLHLPCRYVSGYLRTHPPEGQPKLVGADATHAWASTYIPGHGWVELDPTNNVLGGEEHIILAWGRDFGDVSPLKGVITGGGDHTLKVAVNVDEK from the coding sequence ATGCCTGTATATCAGATCGATCACGAAACAGTTTACGATTACCATCTGCCCGTTCTCTACAGCAATCACCTGGCCCATATGCTCCCCCGCATGGTCAGCCGGCAGAATTGGATTAGCCACAATATCGAAGTGGAACCCAATCCTACGGCACGCCAGGAAAGGTTGGACATTTTCGGAAACCGCGTTCTCGCCTTTAGCGTTGAAGAAGAACACACTCATTTCAGATTCAACACCACAGGCGTTGTAGAAGTCCGTGAAGAGGAACCGCCCAAAGCCGGAGAAACCATGCCCTGGGAAGAAGTGGCAAAAATTCTGGAACGTCCAAACAACGATGAAATTCTGGACGCGGCCATGTACGCCTACACTTCGCCCTTCGCCAACTTCGACGAATCTGTCAAGAACTACGCGCTGGAAAGTTTTGAACCGGGCCGCCCAATTTTTGACGCCGCCAAGGAACTGATGACCCGCATCTATACGGATTGCAAGTACACTCCCGGTGCCACAAGAATCGGCGCACAACCCCAAGAAATTCTTCGCGGGCGCAAAGGCGTCTGTCAGGATTTCGCCCACTTGATGATTGGTTGCCTAAGGTCACTGCATTTGCCGTGCCGCTATGTAAGCGGTTACCTGCGAACCCACCCGCCCGAGGGTCAGCCAAAACTTGTAGGTGCCGACGCCACACATGCCTGGGCAAGCACCTACATTCCCGGCCACGGTTGGGTGGAACTGGATCCCACCAACAATGTGCTGGGCGGCGAGGAACACATCATCCTCGCCTGGGGAAGAGACTTCGGTGACGTAAGCCCCCTAAAGGGCGTCATTACGGGCGGCGGCGATCACACATTGAAAGTAGCCGTAAACGTAGATGAGAAATAA